In Methylobacterium aquaticum, the following are encoded in one genomic region:
- a CDS encoding F0F1 ATP synthase subunit delta yields MAQNASESGSPLAGVAGRYASALFELARDERAVDAVAEGLDRFDALLTESADLRRLVRSPAFSAEDQVKAIEAVLAKAGIGGLAGNFIRLSAANRRLFALPNMIRAYRELVRESKGIVRAEVRLAEKPSDAVLQDIKASLKDVAKAEVDLDLRIDPSLIGGIVVKLGSRMVDASLRTKLNSIRLAMQGAR; encoded by the coding sequence GTGGCTCAGAACGCATCGGAATCGGGTTCTCCCCTGGCGGGCGTCGCCGGGCGGTACGCCTCGGCGTTGTTCGAGCTCGCGCGCGACGAGCGGGCCGTTGACGCGGTGGCTGAGGGGCTCGACCGGTTCGACGCCCTGCTGACCGAGAGCGCCGACCTGCGGCGCCTCGTGCGCAGCCCGGCCTTCTCGGCTGAGGATCAGGTCAAGGCGATCGAGGCGGTGCTGGCCAAGGCCGGCATCGGGGGTCTGGCCGGCAACTTCATCCGCCTGTCGGCCGCCAACCGCCGCCTGTTCGCCCTGCCGAACATGATCCGCGCCTACCGTGAGCTGGTGCGCGAATCGAAGGGCATCGTCCGCGCCGAGGTGCGGCTCGCCGAGAAGCCCTCCGACGCGGTGCTCCAGGACATCAAGGCGTCCCTCAAGGACGTCGCGAAGGCCGAGGTCGATCTCGACCTCCGCATCGATCCGAGCCTGATCGGCGGCATCGTCGTCAAGCTCGGCTCGCGCATGGTCGACGCCAGCTTGCGCACCAAGCTGAACAGCATCCGCCTGGCGATGCAGGGCGCCCGCTAA
- the atpA gene encoding F0F1 ATP synthase subunit alpha: MDIRAAEISAILKEQIKNFGQEAEVTEVGQVLSVGDGIARVYGLDNVQAGEMVEFESGVRGMALNLEQDNVGVVIFGSDREIKEGQTVKRTGAIVDVPVGKGLLGRVVDALGNPIDGKGPIVAEKRSRVDVKAPGIIPRKSVHEPMATGLKAIDALIPIGRGQRELIIGDRQTGKTAVALDTILNQKPAHAGTDEKAKLYCVYVAVGQKRSTVAQFVKVLEDNGAMEYSIVIAATASDAAPMQFLAPFAGCAMGEYFRDNGMHAVIVYDDLSKQAVAYRQMSLLLRRPPGREAYPGDVFYLHSRLLERAAKMGDAAGNGSLTALPVIETQANDVSAYIPTNVISITDGQIFLETDLFYQGVRPAVNVGLSVSRVGSAAQTKAMKSVAGKIKGELAQYREMAAFAQFGSDLDASTQKLLNRGARLTELLKQPQFSPLKMEEQVAVIYAGVNGYLDTIPVNRVRAFEDGLLSTLRTKHADLLDTIRSSKELSADSGAKLKGVVESFAKSFQ; this comes from the coding sequence ATGGACATCCGTGCCGCCGAGATCTCCGCCATCCTGAAGGAGCAGATCAAGAACTTCGGCCAGGAGGCCGAGGTCACCGAGGTCGGTCAGGTCCTGTCGGTCGGCGACGGCATCGCCCGCGTCTACGGCCTCGACAACGTCCAGGCCGGTGAGATGGTCGAGTTCGAGTCGGGCGTGCGCGGCATGGCCCTGAACCTCGAGCAGGACAATGTCGGCGTCGTGATCTTCGGCTCCGACCGCGAGATCAAGGAAGGCCAGACCGTCAAGCGCACCGGCGCCATCGTGGACGTGCCGGTCGGCAAGGGCCTGCTCGGCCGCGTCGTCGACGCGCTCGGCAACCCGATCGACGGCAAGGGCCCGATCGTTGCCGAGAAGCGCAGCCGGGTCGACGTGAAGGCCCCGGGCATCATCCCGCGCAAGTCGGTGCACGAGCCGATGGCGACCGGCCTCAAGGCGATCGACGCCCTGATCCCGATCGGCCGCGGCCAGCGCGAGCTGATCATCGGCGACCGCCAGACCGGCAAGACCGCCGTCGCGCTCGACACCATCCTGAACCAGAAGCCGGCCCATGCCGGCACCGACGAGAAGGCCAAGCTGTACTGCGTCTACGTCGCGGTCGGCCAGAAGCGTTCCACCGTCGCGCAGTTCGTGAAGGTGCTCGAGGATAACGGCGCGATGGAATACTCCATCGTCATCGCCGCCACCGCCTCGGACGCCGCCCCGATGCAGTTCCTGGCGCCCTTCGCCGGCTGCGCCATGGGCGAGTATTTCCGCGACAACGGCATGCACGCCGTGATCGTGTACGACGACCTGTCGAAGCAGGCCGTGGCCTACCGCCAGATGTCGCTGCTGCTGCGCCGCCCGCCGGGCCGCGAGGCCTATCCGGGCGACGTGTTCTACCTGCACTCCCGCCTGCTCGAGCGCGCCGCCAAGATGGGCGACGCCGCCGGCAACGGCTCGCTGACCGCGCTGCCGGTCATCGAGACCCAGGCCAACGACGTATCGGCCTACATCCCGACCAACGTGATCTCGATCACCGACGGCCAGATCTTCCTCGAGACCGACCTGTTCTACCAGGGCGTACGCCCGGCGGTGAACGTCGGCCTCTCGGTGTCCCGCGTCGGCTCCGCCGCCCAGACCAAGGCGATGAAGTCGGTCGCCGGCAAGATCAAGGGCGAGCTGGCGCAGTACCGCGAGATGGCGGCCTTCGCGCAGTTCGGTTCGGACCTCGACGCCTCGACCCAGAAGCTGCTCAACCGCGGCGCCCGCCTGACCGAGCTCCTGAAGCAGCCGCAATTCTCGCCGCTGAAGATGGAAGAGCAGGTCGCGGTGATCTATGCCGGCGTGAACGGCTACCTCGACACGATCCCGGTCAACCGGGTCCGCGCCTTCGAGGACGGCCTGCTCTCGACCCTGCGCACCAAGCACGCCGACCTGCTCGACACGATCCGCTCCTCCAAGGAGCTGTCGGCCGACAGCGGCGCCAAGCTGAAGGGCGTGGTCGAGTCCTTCGCCAAGTCGTTCCAGTAA
- a CDS encoding F0F1 ATP synthase subunit gamma translates to MASLKDLRNRITSVKATQKITKAMQMVAAAKLRRAQMAAESARPYAERMAQVLGNLAANLTPGAETPRLLSGTGQDRTHLLVVCTAERGLCGAFNSSISRLARDHARRLMAQGKTVKIICVGKKGYDVLRREFRDQIVELIELRGVRQLGFENAETIARNLLGRYDAGEFDVATLFYSRFRSVIAQIPTAQQIIPAEIAPSETATTGASADAVYEYEPGEGEILAALLPKNLTVQILRALLENAASEQGARMGAMDSATRNAGEMIKKQTLIYNRTRQAMITKELIEIISGAEAL, encoded by the coding sequence ATGGCGAGTCTGAAGGACCTGCGCAATCGCATCACCTCGGTGAAGGCGACCCAGAAGATCACCAAGGCGATGCAGATGGTCGCCGCCGCCAAGCTGCGCCGGGCGCAGATGGCGGCGGAGAGCGCCCGGCCCTATGCCGAGCGCATGGCGCAGGTGCTCGGCAACCTCGCCGCCAACCTGACGCCCGGGGCGGAGACGCCCCGGCTGCTCTCCGGCACCGGCCAGGACCGCACCCACCTGCTCGTCGTCTGCACGGCGGAGCGGGGCCTGTGCGGCGCGTTCAACTCCTCGATCTCGCGGCTGGCCCGTGACCATGCCCGGCGCCTGATGGCGCAGGGCAAGACGGTCAAGATCATCTGCGTCGGCAAGAAGGGCTACGACGTCCTGCGTCGCGAGTTCCGCGACCAGATCGTCGAGCTGATCGAGCTGCGCGGCGTGCGCCAGCTCGGCTTCGAGAACGCCGAGACCATCGCCCGCAACCTGCTCGGCCGCTACGATGCGGGCGAGTTCGACGTGGCGACCCTGTTCTACTCGCGCTTCCGCTCGGTGATCGCCCAGATCCCGACGGCGCAGCAGATCATCCCGGCGGAGATCGCCCCGTCAGAGACCGCCACCACCGGCGCCTCGGCCGACGCGGTCTACGAGTACGAGCCCGGCGAGGGCGAGATCCTCGCCGCCCTTCTCCCGAAGAACCTCACCGTTCAGATCCTCCGGGCGCTCCTGGAAAACGCCGCCTCCGAGCAGGGCGCGCGCATGGGCGCCATGGACAGCGCCACGCGCAACGCCGGCGAGATGATCAAGAAGCAGACCTTGATCTACAACCGGACGCGCCAGGCGATGATCACCAAGGAGCTGATCGAGATCATCTCGGGCGCCGAGGCGCTCTGA
- the atpD gene encoding F0F1 ATP synthase subunit beta, translated as MANTATPVAGSTKTGRITQVIGAVVDVQFEGHLPEILNALETKNNGNRLVLEVAMQLGENTVRCIAMDTSEGLVRGQEVTDTGSPIRVPVGANTLGRIMNVIGEPIDEAGEIKTESLRAIHQPAPSYAEQSTEAQILVTGIKVVDLLAPYAKGGKIGLFGGAGVGKTVLIMELINNIAKAHSGYSVFAGVGERTREGNDLYHEMIESKVNMDPKEHGSAEGSKCALVYGQMNEPPGARARVALTGLTVAEHFRDEGQDVLFFVDNIFRFTQAGSEVSALLGRIPSAVGYQPTLATDMGALQERITTTTKGSITSVQAIYVPADDLTDPAPAASFAHLDATTVLSRSIAEKGIYPAVDPLDSTSRMLSPAILGEEHYNVARRVQQVLQRYKALQDIIAILGMDELSEEDKLTVARARKIERFLSQPFHVAEIFTGSPGKLVALEDTIKGFKGLVDGEYDNLPEAAFYMVGSIEEAKEKAQRLAAAA; from the coding sequence ATGGCGAACACTGCCACCCCCGTCGCCGGCTCGACCAAGACCGGCCGCATCACCCAGGTCATCGGCGCGGTCGTCGACGTGCAGTTCGAGGGCCACCTGCCCGAGATCCTGAACGCCCTCGAGACCAAGAACAACGGCAACCGCCTCGTCCTCGAGGTCGCCATGCAGCTCGGCGAGAACACCGTCCGCTGCATCGCCATGGACACCTCCGAGGGCCTGGTCCGCGGCCAGGAGGTCACCGACACCGGCTCGCCGATCCGCGTGCCCGTCGGCGCCAACACGCTCGGCCGCATCATGAACGTCATCGGCGAGCCGATCGACGAGGCCGGCGAGATCAAGACCGAGTCGCTCCGCGCCATCCACCAGCCGGCCCCGTCCTACGCCGAGCAGTCGACCGAGGCCCAGATCCTCGTCACCGGCATCAAGGTGGTGGACCTGCTGGCCCCCTACGCCAAGGGCGGCAAGATCGGCCTGTTCGGCGGCGCCGGCGTCGGCAAGACCGTGCTCATCATGGAGCTCATCAACAACATCGCGAAGGCCCACTCGGGCTACTCGGTGTTCGCCGGCGTCGGTGAGCGGACCCGCGAGGGCAACGATCTCTACCACGAGATGATCGAGTCCAAGGTGAACATGGACCCCAAGGAGCACGGCTCCGCGGAAGGCTCCAAGTGCGCCCTGGTCTACGGCCAGATGAACGAGCCCCCGGGCGCCCGCGCCCGCGTCGCCCTGACCGGCCTCACCGTCGCCGAGCACTTCCGCGACGAGGGCCAGGACGTGCTGTTCTTCGTCGACAACATCTTCCGCTTCACCCAGGCGGGCTCCGAGGTGTCGGCGCTGCTCGGCCGCATCCCGTCGGCGGTGGGCTACCAGCCGACGCTCGCCACCGACATGGGCGCCCTGCAGGAGCGCATCACCACCACCACCAAGGGCTCGATCACCTCGGTGCAGGCGATCTACGTGCCGGCGGACGACCTGACCGACCCGGCGCCCGCCGCCTCGTTCGCCCACCTCGACGCCACGACCGTGCTGTCGCGCTCGATCGCCGAGAAGGGCATCTACCCGGCGGTGGACCCGCTCGACTCGACCTCGCGCATGCTGTCGCCGGCGATCCTCGGCGAGGAGCACTACAACGTCGCCCGCCGCGTCCAGCAGGTGCTGCAGCGCTACAAGGCGCTCCAGGACATCATCGCGATCCTGGGCATGGACGAGCTGTCCGAGGAGGACAAGCTCACGGTGGCCCGCGCCCGCAAGATCGAGCGCTTCCTGAGCCAGCCGTTCCACGTCGCCGAGATCTTCACCGGCTCGCCGGGCAAGCTCGTGGCGCTCGAGGACACCATCAAGGGCTTCAAGGGCCTGGTGGACGGCGAGTACGACAACCTCCCCGAGGCCGCCTTCTACATGGTCGGCTCGATCGAGGAGGCCAAGGAGAAGGCCCAGCGCCTCGCCGCCGCGGCCTGA
- the atpC gene encoding ATP synthase F1 subunit epsilon, translating to MATFQFDLVGPERILYSGPVDAVQLPGSEGEMTVLPGHAPVLTTLKTGMLVITESPQNGKRVLVRGGFAEINATSLTVIAERATPLEELTPAIIDADIAAAELLYDATDDYDRKIEIEGQIAQLREAKVALSF from the coding sequence ATGGCCACCTTCCAGTTCGACCTCGTCGGCCCCGAGCGGATCCTGTATTCCGGCCCGGTCGACGCCGTGCAGCTTCCGGGTTCCGAGGGCGAGATGACGGTGCTGCCCGGCCACGCGCCCGTGCTCACCACCCTCAAGACCGGCATGCTGGTCATCACCGAGAGCCCGCAGAACGGCAAGCGGGTGCTGGTGCGCGGCGGCTTCGCCGAGATCAACGCGACCTCGCTGACCGTGATCGCCGAGCGCGCCACCCCCCTCGAGGAGCTGACCCCCGCGATCATCGACGCCGACATCGCGGCGGCCGAGCTGCTCTACGACGCCACCGACGATTACGACCGCAAGATCGAGATCGAGGGCCAGATCGCGCAGCTGCGCGAGGCCAAGGTCGCGCTGAGCTTCTGA
- a CDS encoding sulfatase-like hydrolase/transferase, producing the protein MTQRHASTVPAAFLRLVRRVPVLVQPDRPCLLLLVGGLVLPNVPALCIDTVAGVPPRTSAIALYAALALMAGRLPGYVLVPLGLLVMVADLVSAVARMFFLDPDALMHLIDLDVLGTLMATPVYAAGALAVVGIMLVYLAFLVRAGPAMRRGSRPVFAAAVAALLVGDGLVNGSTAYDFGTLASTGKAFESGSTRSGFDALPDRPRPPRRVLMVLVEGLGVLRDGNQRAILTAPFDDPALRRLYMVTTGTSAFFGATASAEMRELCRTYRSHREVFAGEDPTCLPDRFAARGYRTVSVHGYHAGFYGREHWYPLAGFRTSLFGETLGPRFPRRCGGPFPGPCDTDLAQVVGAELDAPGPSFVYWLTLNSHVPVPRGEATPRQDCGRPESRFPDPEVCAMVEIWQDLFTAVSRLALTHPETEILLVGDHAPPLWRRSARDAFKPGRVSWIRLAPVPVAATGVAEARP; encoded by the coding sequence ATGACCCAACGTCATGCATCTACCGTTCCCGCGGCGTTTCTGCGGCTCGTCCGGCGTGTTCCGGTCCTCGTCCAGCCAGACCGCCCTTGCCTGCTCCTGCTGGTCGGCGGCCTCGTGCTGCCGAACGTCCCGGCCCTCTGCATCGACACCGTCGCGGGCGTGCCGCCGCGGACCAGCGCCATCGCGCTCTACGCGGCGCTCGCTCTCATGGCCGGCCGGCTGCCGGGCTACGTTCTGGTGCCGCTCGGCCTGCTGGTGATGGTGGCCGACCTCGTCTCCGCCGTCGCCCGGATGTTCTTCCTCGATCCCGACGCGCTGATGCACCTGATCGACCTCGACGTGCTGGGGACGCTCATGGCGACGCCGGTCTACGCCGCCGGCGCCCTCGCCGTCGTCGGAATCATGCTCGTCTACCTGGCCTTCCTGGTGCGGGCGGGGCCGGCGATGCGTCGGGGCAGCAGACCCGTCTTCGCGGCGGCGGTGGCCGCGCTGCTGGTCGGCGACGGCCTCGTCAACGGCTCCACGGCCTACGATTTCGGCACCCTGGCGAGCACCGGCAAGGCCTTCGAATCGGGCAGCACCCGGTCCGGGTTCGATGCCCTGCCCGACCGGCCACGGCCGCCGCGCCGGGTCCTGATGGTCCTGGTCGAAGGATTGGGCGTCCTGCGCGACGGCAACCAGCGCGCGATCCTGACGGCACCGTTCGACGATCCGGCCCTGCGCCGGCTCTACATGGTGACGACGGGCACGAGCGCCTTCTTCGGCGCCACCGCCTCGGCCGAGATGCGCGAGCTGTGCCGCACCTACCGCTCGCACCGCGAGGTCTTCGCCGGGGAGGATCCGACCTGCCTGCCCGACCGGTTCGCCGCCCGCGGCTACCGAACGGTCTCGGTCCACGGCTACCATGCCGGCTTCTACGGCCGCGAGCACTGGTACCCGCTGGCCGGCTTTCGGACGAGCCTGTTCGGCGAGACCCTGGGGCCCCGTTTCCCCAGGCGCTGCGGCGGCCCGTTCCCGGGCCCCTGCGATACCGATCTGGCGCAGGTGGTCGGCGCCGAGCTGGACGCGCCGGGCCCGTCCTTCGTCTACTGGCTCACCTTGAACTCGCACGTGCCGGTGCCACGCGGCGAGGCGACCCCGCGCCAGGATTGCGGCCGGCCGGAGAGCCGGTTTCCCGATCCGGAGGTCTGCGCCATGGTGGAGATCTGGCAGGACCTGTTCACGGCGGTCTCGCGCCTCGCGCTGACCCATCCGGAGACCGAGATCCTGCTCGTCGGCGACCATGCCCCGCCGCTGTGGCGGAGGAGCGCCCGCGACGCGTTCAAGCCCGGCCGGGTGTCGTGGATCCGGCTCGCGCCGGTCCCGGTCGCCGCCACGGGCGTCGCCGAAGCCCGGCCCTGA
- a CDS encoding AMP-binding protein, translating into MIPTAYEEWRSGFRWRIPERYNIAVDVCDRWAAADPDRTAILDVAASGKVEAWSFSALREASNRFANALRAYGIQAGDRVAVLLPQSPAVVVAHLAIYKLGAVALPLAVVFGPEALLHRLGDAGARAVVTHAGGVAKLSPLRDALPALDLVVSTDGAGDRALGYADLLAAASPDLVPVDTRADDPALMIYTSGTTGPPKGALHGHRVLLGHLPGFAMMHDFMPRAGDRMWTPADWAWAGGLLNALLPSLHHGVAVVARKAEKFEPEEAFRLMADLAVANAFVPPTALRMLRTVADPNGRFDLRRLRTLASAGEMLGPETFHWAREALGLTINEAYGQTECNLVLASCAALGVARAGSTGRPVPGHRVAVIRPDGSPAAPNETGQIAVARPDPVMFLRYWNDPEATERKFLRDWMTTGDQGRMDADGYVHFVGRDDDVITSSGYRIGPGEIEDCLLRHSAVALAAAVGKPDPVRTEIVKAFVVLRPGYAPSEALAAEIQAFVRTRLSAHEYPREIAFRASLPLTTTGKIIRRVLRDEA; encoded by the coding sequence GTGATCCCGACTGCTTACGAGGAGTGGCGCTCCGGGTTCCGCTGGCGGATCCCGGAGCGCTACAACATCGCGGTCGACGTCTGCGACCGCTGGGCCGCGGCCGATCCGGACCGCACCGCGATCCTCGACGTGGCGGCGAGCGGCAAGGTCGAGGCCTGGAGCTTTTCCGCCCTGCGCGAGGCGTCGAACCGCTTCGCCAACGCTTTGCGCGCCTACGGCATCCAGGCCGGCGACCGGGTGGCGGTGCTGCTGCCGCAATCCCCGGCCGTGGTGGTGGCCCATCTGGCGATCTACAAGCTCGGCGCCGTGGCCCTTCCGCTGGCGGTGGTGTTCGGGCCGGAAGCCCTGCTCCACCGCCTCGGCGATGCCGGCGCGCGGGCCGTCGTGACCCATGCCGGTGGCGTCGCCAAGCTCAGCCCCTTGCGCGACGCGCTGCCCGCCCTCGACCTCGTCGTCTCGACCGACGGCGCCGGGGATCGCGCGCTCGGCTATGCCGATCTCCTGGCGGCGGCCTCGCCCGACCTCGTCCCAGTCGACACGCGGGCCGACGACCCGGCCCTGATGATCTATACCTCCGGCACCACCGGCCCGCCGAAGGGGGCCTTGCACGGCCACCGGGTGCTGCTCGGCCACCTGCCGGGATTCGCCATGATGCACGACTTCATGCCGAGGGCCGGCGACCGGATGTGGACGCCGGCCGACTGGGCCTGGGCCGGGGGGCTCCTCAACGCGCTGCTGCCGAGCCTGCATCACGGCGTCGCCGTGGTGGCGCGCAAGGCGGAGAAGTTCGAGCCCGAGGAGGCGTTCCGGCTGATGGCCGACCTCGCGGTGGCCAACGCCTTCGTGCCGCCGACGGCGCTCCGGATGCTGCGCACCGTCGCGGATCCGAACGGACGTTTCGACCTGCGCCGCCTTCGCACCCTGGCCTCGGCCGGCGAGATGCTGGGGCCGGAGACCTTCCACTGGGCGCGCGAGGCGCTCGGGCTCACCATCAACGAGGCCTACGGCCAGACCGAGTGCAACCTGGTGCTCGCCTCCTGCGCGGCTCTCGGCGTGGCGCGGGCGGGCTCGACCGGCCGACCGGTGCCGGGCCACCGCGTCGCGGTGATCCGCCCGGACGGCAGCCCGGCGGCTCCCAACGAGACCGGCCAGATCGCCGTCGCCCGGCCCGACCCGGTGATGTTCCTGCGCTACTGGAACGACCCGGAGGCCACCGAGCGGAAATTCTTGCGTGACTGGATGACCACCGGCGACCAGGGCCGGATGGACGCGGACGGCTACGTCCACTTCGTCGGCCGGGACGACGACGTCATCACCTCGTCGGGCTACCGGATCGGCCCCGGCGAGATTGAGGATTGCCTGTTGCGCCATTCGGCGGTCGCGCTCGCGGCGGCGGTCGGCAAGCCCGACCCCGTCCGCACCGAGATCGTCAAGGCCTTCGTCGTCCTGCGGCCCGGATACGCCCCGTCGGAGGCCCTGGCCGCCGAGATCCAGGCCTTCGTGCGGACGCGCCTCTCGGCCCACGAATATCCGCGCGAGATCGCCTTCCGGGCGAGCCTGCCGCTGACCACCACCGGCAAGATCATCCGGCGGGTGCTGCGCGACGAGGCGTGA
- a CDS encoding nitroreductase family protein has product MTTSANSRTADHPIDALFLERWSPRAFTGEAVPHSDLMTMIEAARWAPSGYNSQPWRFVYALPGTPAWETLFGLLVPFNQGWVKNAGALVFLASNGMMNTPDGLKPSYSASFDAGTASALFQLQAVKMGWHAHGMTGFDHERAPAALNLPPHHRVEAAFAVGRKADPATLPEETRARETPNNRHPLSDFTFEGGFPPREA; this is encoded by the coding sequence GTGACCACCTCCGCCAATTCCCGTACCGCCGACCATCCGATCGACGCGCTCTTCCTCGAGCGCTGGTCGCCCCGCGCCTTCACCGGCGAGGCGGTGCCGCACTCCGACCTGATGACGATGATCGAGGCGGCGCGCTGGGCCCCCTCGGGCTACAACTCGCAGCCGTGGCGCTTCGTCTACGCCCTTCCCGGCACCCCCGCCTGGGAGACGCTGTTCGGCCTGCTGGTGCCGTTCAACCAGGGCTGGGTGAAGAATGCCGGCGCGCTGGTGTTCCTGGCCTCGAACGGGATGATGAACACCCCGGACGGTCTCAAGCCGTCCTACAGCGCCTCCTTCGATGCCGGCACGGCCTCGGCCCTGTTCCAGCTCCAGGCGGTCAAGATGGGCTGGCACGCCCACGGCATGACCGGTTTCGACCACGAGCGGGCGCCGGCGGCGCTCAACCTGCCGCCGCATCACCGGGTCGAGGCGGCCTTCGCCGTCGGCCGCAAGGCGGATCCGGCGACCCTGCCGGAGGAGACCCGCGCCCGCGAGACCCCGAACAACCGCCACCCCCTGTCCGACTTCACGTTCGAGGGCGGGTTCCCGCCGCGCGAGGCGTGA
- a CDS encoding SWIM zinc finger family protein: protein MSGRSRSGETAIGGKTAVGQARADAPLPDEAAIRNLADPKVIERGRAVVRSGAVSDLVRRGDRLTAAVAGSEDEPYRVTIRLKDRDVADYRCTCPYEWGGACKHVVATLIAAGKPGALAQRPTLGRLLDDLPREALADLLVRRAEADPDLAGWIEAELAARPGRGSVDPAPIAAQARTVLGQRPKRAYWDDYEAHGPTDALKELVGKAVPFLEAGDGRNALTILTAVAEPFIEQWLDDYVETDEDMYRLFTDLSRMMAEAALMSDLTADERDSLRETIEGWDDDLDGYASEDGFFLVTTALMTGWDDPALRAVLAGKKGATLPAGEDENPDLVAVRLRVLAAAERTEEYLNLARAAGDEAAHADMLMRLGRIDEAVARAAKYVTDPGALLVLSRRLHAAGHPDPALDMAQAGLRRVESRRSGPAAELARWLRDEAHARKRRDLALQAARAAFAQGLTLADYRAARTVAGKSGWDPVRDDLLAILDKAAFAPDRIAILLEEGLVGDAMAAADAGREGPVEEAVLMRLAEAALERDPAWAIAFSEAKAKPLLTQAPHTYEQAAAWLACAKQGYLAKGEQGAWAARIGDLITEHKRRHRLKPLLEALR from the coding sequence GTGAGCGGCAGGAGCCGGAGTGGCGAGACGGCCATCGGCGGCAAGACGGCCGTCGGCCAGGCGAGGGCCGACGCGCCCCTGCCGGACGAGGCCGCCATCCGGAACCTCGCCGATCCGAAGGTGATCGAGCGTGGCCGCGCGGTGGTGCGCTCGGGCGCCGTCTCCGACCTCGTGCGGCGGGGCGACCGGCTCACCGCCGCGGTCGCGGGCAGCGAGGACGAGCCCTACCGGGTCACGATCCGGCTGAAGGATCGCGACGTGGCGGATTACCGCTGCACCTGCCCCTACGAGTGGGGCGGGGCCTGCAAGCACGTCGTCGCGACCCTGATCGCGGCGGGCAAGCCCGGCGCCCTGGCCCAGCGGCCGACCCTGGGCCGGCTCCTCGACGACCTGCCGCGCGAGGCCCTGGCCGACCTGCTGGTGCGCCGGGCCGAAGCCGATCCCGACCTCGCCGGCTGGATCGAGGCCGAGCTCGCCGCGCGGCCCGGCCGCGGTTCGGTCGATCCGGCGCCGATCGCCGCGCAGGCCCGCACGGTTCTCGGCCAGCGGCCGAAACGTGCTTACTGGGACGATTACGAGGCCCACGGCCCGACCGACGCGCTGAAGGAGCTGGTGGGCAAGGCCGTGCCGTTCCTGGAGGCCGGCGATGGGCGCAACGCGCTCACGATCCTCACGGCGGTGGCTGAGCCGTTCATCGAGCAGTGGCTCGACGATTACGTCGAGACCGACGAGGACATGTACCGCCTGTTCACCGATCTCAGCCGGATGATGGCCGAGGCGGCGCTGATGAGCGACCTCACCGCCGACGAGCGCGATTCCTTGCGCGAGACGATCGAGGGCTGGGACGACGATCTCGACGGTTACGCCTCTGAGGACGGATTCTTTCTCGTCACCACCGCCCTGATGACGGGCTGGGACGATCCGGCCCTGCGCGCGGTGCTCGCCGGCAAGAAGGGGGCGACCCTGCCGGCGGGCGAGGACGAGAACCCCGATCTCGTCGCCGTGCGCCTGCGGGTGCTCGCGGCCGCGGAGCGCACCGAGGAATACCTGAACCTCGCCCGCGCCGCCGGCGACGAGGCGGCCCATGCCGACATGCTGATGCGCCTCGGGCGGATCGACGAGGCCGTGGCCCGCGCGGCCAAATACGTCACCGATCCGGGCGCGCTCCTCGTTCTGTCCCGCCGCCTGCACGCGGCCGGGCATCCCGATCCGGCGCTCGACATGGCGCAGGCGGGATTGCGCCGGGTGGAATCGCGGCGCAGCGGCCCGGCGGCCGAACTGGCACGCTGGCTGCGCGACGAGGCCCATGCCCGCAAGCGCCGAGACCTCGCGCTCCAGGCCGCCCGCGCCGCCTTCGCGCAGGGCCTCACCCTCGCCGATTACCGGGCCGCCCGGACGGTGGCCGGCAAGTCGGGCTGGGATCCGGTCCGCGACGACCTCCTGGCGATCCTCGACAAGGCGGCGTTCGCCCCCGACCGGATCGCGATCCTGCTGGAGGAGGGGTTGGTCGGCGACGCCATGGCGGCGGCCGATGCCGGGCGCGAGGGTCCTGTCGAGGAGGCGGTGCTGATGCGTCTCGCCGAAGCCGCCCTGGAGCGCGACCCGGCCTGGGCGATCGCCTTTTCCGAGGCGAAGGCGAAGCCCCTCCTGACCCAGGCACCGCACACCTACGAGCAGGCCGCCGCCTGGCTCGCCTGCGCGAAGCAGGGTTATCTGGCGAAGGGCGAGCAGGGGGCGTGGGCGGCGCGGATCGGCGACCTGATCACCGAGCACAAGCGGCGCCACAGGTTGAAGCCGCTCCTGGAGGCGTTGCGGTAG